The following coding sequences are from one Lolium rigidum isolate FL_2022 chromosome 6, APGP_CSIRO_Lrig_0.1, whole genome shotgun sequence window:
- the LOC124665819 gene encoding acyl-coenzyme A thioesterase 13-like, producing the protein MGDPATPAWMAVAARKWLEDAGAIGKDAAGGGDGGGRRAFNALPLSGVRVALAERGRALCSLRVPAHLTDAEGNWHAGAIAAAMDDVCAAAIMSVEGIIKVSVHYDISYFAPAKHHDEVEMDGRVVDRKGRMTAVTTEVRKKETGELVAIGRQWMTTSRPKGSQGSKL; encoded by the exons ATGGGCGATCCGGCGACGCCGGCGTGGATGGCGGTCGCGGCCCGCAAGTGGCTCGAGGACGCCGGCGCCATCGGGAAGGACGccgcaggcggcggcgacggcggcggccgcagAGCGTTCAACGCTCTGCCGCTGTCCGGCGTGCGCGTGGCCCTCGCGGAGCGCGGCCGCGCCCTCTGCTCGCTCCGCGTGCCCGCCCACCTCACC GACGCGGAGGGGAATTGGCACGCGGGGGCGATCGCTGCGGCGATGGACGACGTCTGCGCGGCGGCGATCATGTCGGTGGAGGGCATCATCAAGGTCTCCGTCCACTacgacatctcctacttcgcaccAGCCAAGCACCAT GACGAAGTGGAGATGGATGGGAGGGTGGTGGACCGAAAAGGGAGGATGACAGCGGTGACGACAGAGGTTCGTAAGAAGGAGACCGGCGAGCTAGTGGCGATTGGACGGCAGTGGATGACCACTTCCAGACCAAAGGGGTCTCAAGGAAGCAAGCTATGA